In the genome of Neofelis nebulosa isolate mNeoNeb1 chromosome 6, mNeoNeb1.pri, whole genome shotgun sequence, one region contains:
- the DUSP22 gene encoding dual specificity protein phosphatase 22 isoform X1, whose amino-acid sequence MTVTDFGWEDALHTVRAGRSCANPNLGFQRQLQEFEKHEVHQYRQWLKEEYGESPLRDAEEAKNILATPGILKYWAFLRRL is encoded by the exons ATGACTGTCACCGACTTTGGCTGGGAGGATGCCCTGCACACTGTGCGTGCAGGGAGGTCCTGTGCCAACCCCAACCTGGGCTTCCAGAGACAGCTCCAGGAGTTTGAGAAGCATGAAGTCCACCAG TACCGACAGTGGCTGAAGGAAGAATATGGAGAGAGCCCTTTGCGGGATGCAGAAGAAGCCAAAAACATTCTGG CCACTCCAGGAATTCTGAAGTATTGGGCCTTTCTCAGAAGACTGTAA
- the DUSP22 gene encoding dual specificity protein phosphatase 22 isoform X7, producing the protein MIVPGLCWRTRHFKESIKFIHECRLRGEGCLVHCLAGVSRSVTLVIAYIMTVTDFGWEDALHTVRAGRSCANPNLGFQRQLQEFEKHEVHQYRQWLKEEYGESPLRDAEEAKNILGKYKEQGRVESQPGMRRWSSFQTLPPLAYSNYTTET; encoded by the exons GACAAGACATTTCAAAGAAAGTATTAAATTCATTCACGAGTGCCGACTCAGGGGTGAGGGTTGTCTTGTACACTG CCTGGCTGGCGTCTCCAGGAGCGTGACTCTGGTGATCGCATACATCATGACTGTCACCGACTTTGGCTGGGAGGATGCCCTGCACACTGTGCGTGCAGGGAGGTCCTGTGCCAACCCCAACCTGGGCTTCCAGAGACAGCTCCAGGAGTTTGAGAAGCATGAAGTCCACCAG TACCGACAGTGGCTGAAGGAAGAATATGGAGAGAGCCCTTTGCGGGATGCAGAAGAAGCCAAAAACATTCTGGGTAAATATAAAGAGCAAGGGCGTGTGGAGTCCCAGCCTGGTATGAGGCGGTGGAGCAGCTTTCAGACCTTGCCTCCTCTGGCCTACAGCAACTATACGACAGAGACCTAA
- the DUSP22 gene encoding dual specificity protein phosphatase 22 isoform X6, translating into MLEGVKYLCIPAADSPSQNLTRHFKESIKFIHECRLRGEGCLVHCLAGVSRSVTLVIAYIMTVTDFGWEDALHTVRAGRSCANPNLGFQRQLQEFEKHEVHQYRQWLKEEYGESPLRDAEEAKNILGKYKEQGRVESQPGMRRWSSFQTLPPLAYSNYTTET; encoded by the exons GGAGTTAAATACCTGTGCATTCCAGCAGCGGATTCGCCATCTCAAAACCT GACAAGACATTTCAAAGAAAGTATTAAATTCATTCACGAGTGCCGACTCAGGGGTGAGGGTTGTCTTGTACACTG CCTGGCTGGCGTCTCCAGGAGCGTGACTCTGGTGATCGCATACATCATGACTGTCACCGACTTTGGCTGGGAGGATGCCCTGCACACTGTGCGTGCAGGGAGGTCCTGTGCCAACCCCAACCTGGGCTTCCAGAGACAGCTCCAGGAGTTTGAGAAGCATGAAGTCCACCAG TACCGACAGTGGCTGAAGGAAGAATATGGAGAGAGCCCTTTGCGGGATGCAGAAGAAGCCAAAAACATTCTGGGTAAATATAAAGAGCAAGGGCGTGTGGAGTCCCAGCCTGGTATGAGGCGGTGGAGCAGCTTTCAGACCTTGCCTCCTCTGGCCTACAGCAACTATACGACAGAGACCTAA
- the DUSP22 gene encoding dual specificity protein phosphatase 22 isoform X8: protein MTVTDFGWEDALHTVRAGRSCANPNLGFQRQLQEFEKHEVHQYRQWLKEEYGESPLRDAEEAKNILGKYKEQGRVESQPGMRRWSSFQTLPPLAYSNYTTET, encoded by the exons ATGACTGTCACCGACTTTGGCTGGGAGGATGCCCTGCACACTGTGCGTGCAGGGAGGTCCTGTGCCAACCCCAACCTGGGCTTCCAGAGACAGCTCCAGGAGTTTGAGAAGCATGAAGTCCACCAG TACCGACAGTGGCTGAAGGAAGAATATGGAGAGAGCCCTTTGCGGGATGCAGAAGAAGCCAAAAACATTCTGGGTAAATATAAAGAGCAAGGGCGTGTGGAGTCCCAGCCTGGTATGAGGCGGTGGAGCAGCTTTCAGACCTTGCCTCCTCTGGCCTACAGCAACTATACGACAGAGACCTAA